The following are encoded in a window of Shewanella psychrotolerans genomic DNA:
- a CDS encoding tetratricopeptide repeat-containing sulfotransferase family protein, with protein MSSIEQAEQHIAQGEYYLAQQIFTALTHNRPTSKETGYAYMGLGKLALLSKNGHKAVELLSQSCEFLAGDTTPLSLLAEAFNMVNAAEDALTVLNYANQIVPESPTLRYQLGRQQIAMGELEQAKAHLLLALSGLGLTDNAHPCELSIEEVSIYSQCLLSLSQLVIHADPVANLNMNVGDNTSTKAVNRLLEKALRLNQLCDNINTNIDANINNDAVTLNSARIVLHYCLGHLFHHRQAHRLAFDHYQQANNLQHQGCCVSTSELAAYFHSIKTFVNKGAISVHSDRHFDITPIFILGLPRTGASILEQLLVKHNQIGSAGECDYLNDDVLSSAYKLTAKHYPRCISDLDVQQLNTLGELYLRKLKQYVNPEFDTKAIRGDSRVFHPDITHIIDRSPANFQTVGLIYKLFPNAKVINLTRQPEAVSWSVYQHYFEKSEPHLCSLKEFELYRQEYEALMAYWHQTLPGFVLDVSYEALVDLPESQISRVLAFCRLPFGDTQVKQMKEIISAFNMVKDVSWQDYLGFVNGNA; from the coding sequence TTGTCTTCTATAGAACAAGCCGAGCAGCATATAGCGCAGGGTGAGTATTATTTAGCGCAGCAAATATTTACAGCGCTTACCCACAATCGACCAACCTCAAAAGAAACCGGTTATGCCTATATGGGATTAGGGAAGTTAGCCCTGCTTTCAAAAAATGGCCATAAGGCCGTTGAGCTTCTTAGCCAGTCCTGTGAGTTTTTAGCTGGCGACACTACACCATTATCTTTGCTAGCAGAGGCGTTTAATATGGTTAACGCTGCGGAAGATGCGTTAACGGTATTAAATTACGCAAATCAAATTGTTCCCGAGTCGCCCACATTGCGTTATCAATTAGGTCGACAACAAATAGCAATGGGGGAATTAGAGCAAGCTAAAGCGCACCTATTACTTGCTCTATCAGGTTTAGGACTCACCGACAATGCTCATCCTTGCGAGCTATCCATTGAAGAAGTATCTATTTACTCGCAATGCTTACTGTCGCTCAGTCAGCTAGTGATCCATGCAGACCCTGTCGCCAATCTCAATATGAATGTGGGAGATAACACATCAACTAAAGCTGTAAATCGGTTATTAGAGAAGGCATTGAGGCTTAATCAGTTATGTGACAATATCAACACGAATATCGACGCAAACATCAATAACGATGCGGTGACATTAAATAGCGCTCGGATCGTACTCCATTATTGCTTGGGTCATTTGTTTCATCACAGGCAAGCGCATCGCCTAGCGTTTGATCACTATCAACAAGCTAACAATTTGCAACATCAAGGTTGCTGTGTCAGTACTTCCGAGTTAGCCGCCTATTTTCATTCAATTAAAACCTTTGTCAACAAAGGAGCAATCTCGGTACATAGTGATAGACACTTTGATATTACACCTATTTTCATTTTAGGATTACCCCGCACCGGTGCCAGTATACTTGAGCAGTTATTGGTCAAGCATAATCAAATCGGCAGTGCAGGGGAGTGTGACTATCTCAACGACGATGTACTTTCATCAGCATATAAGTTAACCGCTAAACATTATCCCCGCTGTATCAGCGATCTCGATGTACAGCAGCTAAATACGCTCGGTGAGTTATACCTGAGGAAATTGAAGCAATATGTGAACCCAGAATTTGATACCAAGGCTATTCGTGGTGATAGCCGAGTCTTTCATCCCGATATCACCCATATTATCGATAGATCCCCCGCAAATTTTCAAACGGTCGGCTTAATTTATAAACTGTTTCCCAACGCCAAAGTCATCAACCTGACTCGCCAACCCGAAGCGGTATCTTGGTCGGTGTATCAACACTACTTCGAAAAGAGTGAGCCGCATTTATGCTCATTAAAAGAGTTCGAGTTATATAGACAAGAATATGAAGCACTTATGGCTTATTGGCACCAAACGCTGCCTGGTTTCGTGCTTGATGTCAGTTATGAAGCCTTAGTCGATCTTCCCGAATCGCAAATAAGTCGGGTTTTAGCATTTTGTCGGTTACCTTTTGGTGATACACAAGTTAAGCAGATGAAAGAGATTATCTCTGCGTTTAATATGGTTAAAGATGTCAGCTGGCAAGATTATCTGGGCTTTGTTAACGGTAATGCGTAG
- a CDS encoding tRNA-uridine aminocarboxypropyltransferase, translated as MTQLGIKPHAVHLRYQYRKAISTRPYNARGKNLIRCESCLLAKSFCTCEFRRQLNSNVSFLLIMYDDEVLKPSNSGRLIADLIPDTHAYIWSRNYANRKLLQLLSDPSYQPYLVFPGAYAAPDQQVVDAISQQSANEQQSKRPLFILLDGSWREAIKMFNKSPYLHHLPMLSFTPETAARYGLRKGSRDFQLGTAEVAALALGCAGEVNNAASLNMWFSLFIESSLFSRSRKSTHDLSPLTALRQAFEQSLEPSQN; from the coding sequence ATGACTCAACTCGGTATTAAACCTCATGCGGTTCATCTGCGTTATCAGTATAGAAAAGCAATTTCGACTAGACCCTATAATGCACGCGGTAAAAACTTGATACGATGTGAGTCATGTTTACTTGCAAAGTCATTTTGTACCTGTGAATTTCGTCGACAGTTAAACTCCAATGTTAGCTTTTTATTGATCATGTATGACGATGAAGTATTAAAACCAAGTAACTCAGGACGATTAATCGCTGATCTTATTCCCGATACCCACGCTTATATCTGGTCGCGTAACTATGCTAATCGTAAGCTATTACAACTATTAAGTGATCCAAGCTATCAACCCTATCTGGTGTTTCCCGGAGCATATGCAGCGCCCGATCAACAGGTCGTTGACGCTATATCGCAACAAAGCGCTAATGAGCAACAAAGTAAGCGACCATTATTTATTCTGCTCGATGGTAGCTGGCGCGAGGCCATTAAAATGTTCAATAAAAGCCCTTATCTGCATCATTTGCCAATGCTGTCATTTACACCAGAAACCGCCGCTCGTTACGGTTTAAGGAAAGGTAGCCGTGATTTTCAATTGGGCACTGCAGAGGTTGCTGCGTTGGCACTGGGCTGTGCCGGCGAGGTTAACAACGCTGCTAGTCTCAATATGTGGTTTTCTTTATTTATAGAATCGTCACTTTTTAGCCGTAGCCGTAAGAGCACACATGACCTTTCACCGTTAACAGCGCTCAGACAAGCGTTCGAACAAAGCCTAGAACCTAGCCAGAATTAA
- a CDS encoding serine hydrolase domain-containing protein translates to MFLKTVISSLAVFCSSAAIYSSCVDASQYHTVSDDFKQQFQKRLKKNKVPGGAFVIVEGDKIVNLGTFGKRHKGGDEKINADTVFRLASVSKTFAGTLASLLVHEHKLSWQQPITTYLPAFSLAPPAKSTEITLGHVIGQSTGLMPNSYDNLINANIKFDDILPKFADLTPMCDPGVCYSYQNVAFSFIEQAIEQQSGQRYEQVINQRLFEPLDMKTASVGFDAFNQVSNRAEPHIKTRFGFKQVKVKPNYYQLLPAAGVNASITDISKWLIANMGHRQDVISSRVIEDVTTPGVRTTKELRRREWKAYLDDAHYGKGWRVYDFQGHPLIYHAGWVAGYVTEIAYSPELNVGMAMLLNGESRVIAELGAYFWHDLFSHAKQNSKIVAKGMGKD, encoded by the coding sequence ATGTTTTTAAAAACGGTCATATCGTCTTTGGCAGTTTTCTGTAGTAGTGCCGCTATCTATAGTTCCTGTGTAGACGCCTCCCAATATCATACCGTCAGTGATGATTTTAAACAGCAGTTTCAAAAACGCTTAAAAAAGAATAAGGTGCCAGGTGGCGCATTTGTTATTGTTGAAGGCGACAAAATTGTTAACCTCGGCACTTTCGGTAAACGTCATAAAGGCGGTGATGAAAAGATCAATGCAGATACGGTATTTAGACTTGCTTCAGTCTCTAAAACCTTTGCCGGAACACTAGCAAGCTTATTGGTTCATGAGCATAAACTCAGTTGGCAGCAACCGATAACCACCTATCTGCCAGCGTTTTCACTTGCCCCACCCGCTAAAAGTACAGAGATAACCCTTGGTCATGTCATTGGCCAAAGTACAGGGTTGATGCCCAACAGCTATGACAACCTGATTAACGCCAATATTAAATTCGACGACATTTTACCTAAATTTGCAGATTTGACCCCTATGTGTGACCCTGGTGTTTGCTATAGCTATCAAAACGTTGCTTTCTCTTTTATTGAACAAGCGATTGAACAGCAAAGTGGCCAGCGTTATGAACAGGTGATTAATCAGCGTCTATTTGAACCTCTGGATATGAAAACCGCATCGGTCGGTTTTGATGCATTCAATCAGGTTAGTAATCGTGCAGAGCCGCATATCAAGACCCGTTTTGGTTTCAAGCAAGTGAAAGTTAAACCTAATTACTATCAACTGTTACCCGCTGCGGGTGTGAATGCCAGCATAACCGATATATCCAAATGGTTAATCGCTAACATGGGCCATCGACAGGATGTTATTTCTTCGCGAGTCATTGAAGATGTGACGACACCAGGAGTTCGAACGACCAAAGAGCTACGCCGTCGTGAATGGAAAGCCTATTTAGACGATGCGCATTATGGTAAAGGTTGGCGTGTGTATGATTTTCAAGGTCACCCGCTTATTTACCATGCGGGATGGGTCGCTGGATATGTTACTGAAATTGCCTATTCGCCAGAGCTCAATGTCGGGATGGCAATGCTGCTAAATGGCGAGTCTAGGGTGATAGCAGAACTTGGCGCTTATTTTTGGCATGATCTATTTAGCCATGCAAAGCAAAATAGCAAAATAGTTGCAAAAGGAATGGGCAAAGATTAA
- the pssA gene encoding CDP-diacylglycerol--serine O-phosphatidyltransferase yields the protein MLDKLGGIALPDDAIRWLLTPTALKAELLQQIAQAKFAITIAALYLEDDEAGREILSALMLAKANNPELDVTVLVDFHRARRGLIGHKGDSGNYLMYSKFAQKAEHPIKILGVPVKSREFMGVLHLKGFIIDDTVIFSGASLNNIYLHQGDKYRFDRYHVISSPELARSMRQMVKDYIENDKAVTSLTQSKDCEQLPDKVDVRTLKTRLSAAKYEFKSTKTGNRITPVVGLGRKRNKLNKLIIDLVSQSKQSLFICTPYFNPPYILSRALSKHLKQGKRIDIVVGDKTSNDFYIPPEEAFSTIGALPYLYEQSLRKFAKRQQWAIDSGQLNIHLWKHGRNSYHLKGISADNCNHLITGSNLNPRAWALDLENGLLLQDETGCWKEQFNTEQHHILEHTERLYHYSQIETLHDYPTPVRKIMNRIRRLKADFLLRRIL from the coding sequence ATGCTATTCGTTGGTTGTTAACGCCAACGGCACTAAAAGCCGAATTACTGCAGCAGATCGCTCAGGCAAAATTTGCAATTACCATTGCCGCACTTTATCTAGAAGATGATGAAGCAGGGCGAGAGATCCTTAGCGCTTTAATGCTTGCAAAAGCCAATAACCCTGAATTAGATGTGACCGTTTTAGTTGATTTTCATCGCGCACGACGTGGGTTAATCGGTCACAAAGGCGATAGTGGCAATTACTTGATGTACAGCAAGTTTGCCCAGAAGGCTGAGCATCCTATTAAGATCTTAGGTGTGCCAGTTAAATCCCGTGAGTTCATGGGGGTTTTGCACCTTAAAGGTTTTATTATTGACGATACCGTTATTTTTAGTGGCGCGAGTCTAAATAACATCTATCTGCATCAAGGTGATAAGTACCGTTTTGACCGTTATCATGTGATCTCGTCGCCTGAGCTTGCTCGCTCGATGAGGCAGATGGTTAAAGACTATATTGAAAATGACAAAGCGGTAACCTCGTTAACGCAATCAAAAGACTGTGAGCAACTGCCCGATAAAGTGGATGTACGCACCCTTAAAACACGTCTTAGTGCAGCTAAGTATGAATTTAAGTCCACCAAAACCGGTAATCGTATTACACCCGTTGTTGGCCTTGGTCGTAAACGTAATAAGCTTAACAAGTTAATCATCGATTTGGTTAGCCAATCAAAACAGTCGCTGTTTATCTGTACGCCTTACTTTAATCCGCCATATATTTTATCAAGAGCACTGTCAAAGCACCTCAAACAAGGTAAGCGTATCGATATTGTTGTAGGGGATAAAACCTCTAACGATTTTTATATACCACCAGAAGAAGCGTTTTCGACAATAGGGGCATTACCCTATTTATACGAACAATCGTTGCGTAAGTTTGCTAAGCGTCAGCAGTGGGCTATTGATTCAGGACAACTGAACATTCACTTATGGAAGCATGGGCGTAATAGTTATCACCTCAAAGGTATCAGCGCTGATAATTGCAACCATCTCATTACAGGCTCTAATCTCAATCCAAGAGCTTGGGCGCTGGATTTAGAAAATGGTTTACTATTGCAAGATGAAACAGGCTGTTGGAAAGAGCAGTTTAATACAGAGCAGCATCATATCCTTGAGCACACTGAGCGTCTTTATCATTACAGTCAAATAGAAACATTACATGATTATCCGACACCGGTAAGAAAGATCATGAATCGTATTCGTCGCTTAAAAGCCGACTTTTTGCTTCGCAGAATACTCTAG
- a CDS encoding class I SAM-dependent methyltransferase: MNNFYNDNANMLARRYLLTSFEEVHVSWLHHLNDLINQQESIFRVLDVGAGNGRDAKYLAEQSTNLQTVEVVAVEPAYKLAEFGARYTSDLNVNWIDDHLPRLNRLTVYRNSFNLILLSAVWMHIPPEERLTALQTLAKLMTPNGRLIISLRFGPNEDTRVLHPVSVEEIETLAKKAHLEVIECSDRDTDKLGRTQVFWQTLVLQRDSGNVN; the protein is encoded by the coding sequence ATGAACAATTTCTATAATGACAATGCGAATATGCTAGCGCGCAGGTATTTATTGACTTCTTTTGAAGAGGTTCATGTTAGCTGGCTACACCATCTTAACGATCTTATCAATCAGCAAGAGTCGATATTTAGGGTATTAGATGTTGGTGCTGGCAATGGTCGTGATGCGAAGTATTTAGCCGAGCAATCTACAAATCTTCAAACGGTTGAAGTGGTTGCGGTTGAACCCGCCTATAAACTTGCAGAGTTTGGCGCACGATATACGAGTGACCTCAACGTTAATTGGATTGATGATCACTTACCACGATTGAATCGCCTGACAGTTTACCGAAACAGCTTTAACCTGATCTTATTAAGTGCGGTATGGATGCACATTCCTCCTGAGGAACGACTTACAGCATTACAAACCTTAGCAAAATTAATGACGCCTAATGGACGCCTGATCATTTCGCTGCGCTTTGGGCCTAATGAAGATACAAGAGTACTGCATCCAGTTAGCGTTGAAGAGATTGAAACATTAGCTAAGAAGGCACACCTAGAAGTTATCGAATGCAGCGACAGAGACACAGATAAACTTGGGCGGACACAGGTATTTTGGCAAACGTTAGTGCTGCAAAGAGATAGTGGTAACGTCAATTGA